TGAAACTGTTGGTGCATATAAGTTATAATACTCTTTCTTTCCTCTGCAGACTTGATGTGCAATTGTAAATGCCAAACTACGCTTTAAAAGTTTATCATGTCTACTTGTAATTGATTCATAATTTAAAAAGTGTTTGTGATTGTttcataagaaataaaataaaagatataataAAGCTAAGCCAATTATTTTATGAGGTCTacccaatatcaatatagaGCCGTACAATAGATAGATATGAATATCATGAATTGTTCCgtaacaaaattaattattgctaATATTTTTGTGTCGATTCCTACTTTCATAATTAGAGTTTCGGAGCAGAAATTAAAGAGATAAGAGGGCCCTACCGGGAGAATGTGGTATATATCATTTTGTTAGGTATTTGCCTTAATTTTCTTAACAtataattagttttttttttctaaaaaggaaaatataaacttatcatatttgactaattttttggggggtggggggtggggggtgggggagGTTTTGGACTCCTGAGGCTGCTTCTTTCTCACTTGATAGCATCTTTAGCCCTGAATTAGGTTATTTCTATCGATATTCTATACTTTATATATATGGTGGGATTGCTTAATTATCTCTGTCCGTGGATGTATGTTGAATGACCggactatattaaattattgtgtctcttttgatatatttatttttttattgtctgATTTATCATTTTTTGGGGTTTACTTTGTTACCTTTTACATGATGCTTATTTATTTCGATCCTAACAACCAGAAATGAATATGTCTTTTATTCGTGTGGCTCAAGGCTTCGCCGCAAATTTAGATTTAGACGTTGAGCAAATGGATGTCAAGACTACTGCTTTTCTTCATGTCTCTTTTAATgaatttctttttgttttgtcTGATTTATTGCTTTTcgaaatttatttatattattagcTTCCACATGAGACCTATTTATTTTGGTCCTAACACATTTCTCATTAACGACATTAGCATTTAATTGAAAGGAATGAATTAAACagatattatttaaaattaattatctaatgGGGTGTGGAAAAACCGATCCGACCAATAAATCGAACCGAAAAAAGTGTTATTGGTTTATTGCTATTGGATTATTGAGTTAACGGTTATTTAATggtattataaaaaaatattattgggttATCGGTTCGGTATTGAATTTTTAATATTGAGTTATCAGGTAAACTGATAACTCATTAAGACTATAacaatttactattttaatttttactcatacataaatatcaaagtatcaAACAAAAGATATTAATATAATCACTTTATCAGATTATCAATACCCTACACAATTCACAGTTTACACTACTTCACAGTTCACACTGTATTTACAGCTTTTATGTATAGTATTACTTTAGGTTCACAATGTCAAAATCTAAAATATCAAGAACGGCGGCGGCTACGATTTGCAATGACAAAGGCAAGGATTAGGCGATGGTTATGATTGTGAATTGTGAGTATTCACAACAAGAACGTCTTATTTGCATGTTTCGTTGTATGCTTGTATCACGTCAAATTGTTGGAGAAGTcgtatatttgttttgaaagtattttcttattggttaaactgaaaatcgaaccgttaaaaaacaaaaaccgataaaccgataacaaatatcttattggtttgaTTATCGGTTTAGCTTATTTAAAAATCGAAAATCGATAAACCAAACCGATAATACTTAAAACCGAACCGACCGATATACACCCTTAATTATCTATTAAAGAGCCAGTATGTTTATGGATTTTGTATTtaaattgttttcttttttttcttttttcaggtGACTCAAAATAAGTGGAAAAGAGATTGTTCATCTCATCATTTCTAGTTAgattttttaaattcaaaaagtAGGAAACTCAAGGTAGTTGCAGAAATGACCTGTTTTACCATATTTTGGAGCAGTGTCTTTTTACTTGATTTTTAATCCCGTAAAATAATTTTGGACCTTAATCCAGTAGTGGGGTGTCGTTATATTTGATCACTTTTGACTTTTGTTTATTTACAATATTCAAGAAACAAGCTTTTTACCTATTTTCTTCACCAACTGACCAAAGTAGCGACCGTGACCTTTGTAGATTGTACTTCACTTCCAATTATAACCTTGCTGCATATCAAGTAGGAGTATATAGTTGCACGAGGCTAAGTTCTATATGCTAACggtttaaagattttatgataaGTAATAATTGGTAAcctaataaaaatgataattaatcTACCTCGTATCAGAATTCAAGGGCATATTTAGGGGGTTCCGTGCATTCACGTGAATCCATGCTCCCCTTCCTAAACTATATATAGTagtgttatattttttaaataatatttaaatatagatGTGTGAACCGTCGTTCAAAGTATCATATACGTGATGACGATTGGGTGCACTTCTCTAAGTGAGGTTAGAAATTTAAATCTTATATCGATCTtgtgtttttttctttctaaagtTTAGTAACACCTCTCCAAGTGGTTATCGGTAACACTTTTGGCgtttcaattaatttttcttttttttttgttttaatcttTCAAAAACTTTAACTGTGTCACATTGAACATTACTAATATTTTTTAGCACTGTAACAGGTTCAGTGTTAAAAACCTAAAAGTCAAATTGATCAAATTTTTATCTTAGATTCATCTATTCTTAATAGTGCAGTGTTAAGAACCTAAAAGTCGAATGGATCAAATTTATATCTTAGATTCATTTTTTCCTAATAGTGCACTCATACTCCCGAAATCTTGGATATGCATCGATCACAAATATCCaaagaatggaggtggagtataATTATATTGTTATAAAAGAACGTGGATGGCATCCAAAATCACAATAAGTATATTGTAAAGGATAAATGTACGTCGACTTTAATTAgaatagaaactagaagtatTGTGTATCTATTTCTCTTGTATCCTTTCTTTTTGTGTATTCTAGTAATGTTAGGAGACTTGACTCATCAGAAACTTGTTGTATACGTATTGCTTTCTAtcttcatgaaaaatagagaaagaaaagtttctttcatggtatcagagccctagtgATTTAAGCAACCCTCCAACTAGGATCCATCTTTAATCAGAAGTATCGGACTGACACTCCTGAGAATGAAAAGAATCACATTAGGAGCTCTGTGCCCAGAAATAAACCTTGTCATACACGAATTCGAATTAAGTCAAATCCCAATATACCTACTGACCACCAAAAGGAAcgttttttataaaataacataaaaacttAATTAACTGGTTTATTCCTATTAGTCAGGATCTTAACAGTTCAACTACAGATTAACACTAAAACGAAACAAGGGGGGTCAGAAAAGATTGAACATTTTAACTACAATAAAAGGGACATTTAATTGTAATCTTGTATGTAATAAAATCTTGTTTTAAGCGCGCAATTAAGCTAATCATAAAAgttgatatttttttcaatacGGGGAGTAAAAAATAAGTTTCATAAGTGGTATATcacattatttcttttttccattttcaaACACACCTCACCTCCAGCCCTAACCCGGCCATTTGCACCACCCCTTCACTCCTACTCTCTATCTGATTTCTCATAGTGTTTGCCTAAATTATATGTAGTGTTTATGAGTATATATTTtcactattaaaaaattaccaaaaattgaCTCCAGAGATCCATATTTTCAAGAGAAGATACTTTTTGTTTTTTGCAAAACACCGACCTCCGGAGGTCGATTTCTAATTATTACTCcatttgtctcaatttatgtgacacttttcattttttaagagtcaaacaatttaacttttttAATCGGGAATTTGCGCATGAAATCTTCAAATTGtttgaaatgaaatttattttaagaTCAAAGATAGACTTGTTTGACTCTCGAAAAATGAAAGTTCCACGTAAAttaaaatggagggagtatttttattttcttttgccaAAACCGATCTTAGGTGGTCGGAGATtggtttttgcaaaaaaaaattaaaaaatcatttcacgaaataataaattaaagattataaataaattaaaatatagtcTTAAACCAACAAGTATCAATGATCTAGTGATAGAAATATACCCTACTATAATTAAGATGGGTGTTTGAATCCAGATAGtgcattttattattgttttaccGACCTCACAAGGTCagttttcatttatattttttttagtagtgtttcTACTTACttatcaaacaccaaaaaatacgttaaaaaattactttttttccagaaaaataTTAACACGAAAATATTTTCCGtttataccaaacacaccctaagaTTGTCTTGGTAATAATAAAGGATTACAACTACACATGTTAAGAAAATCATCTTACTTTATCAACACTCTAAAATTAAGGTCGGCCAACAGCAAAGTAGAACTCACAAgttgaccaaactcaatataGAAAATGAAACTTTCCTTTCATTCAAACAATTTCAATTAATCTTGTTTTATTCATGATTCAATACTATTACTTATTACCTAATCATATCCCTATATATAGTCCCTtaaatatagtaataataatacaaaataaatattaatcaagACACAAATGGGCTACTACACTTATTTGCTCTTTGGATTTGCAATTTTATGTCTATTGCCTCAATCTACATTTTGCATTACTAGGCATTATACATTCaatgtaataataaataaacttcatcttacttcttttgattttttctaATGTCATTGAAACTAAATACATTTTTGTTGTTCCTATAGATTGTACAACATAACGTAACGAGATTATGCACCACGAAGAGCATAGTTAGCGTAAATGGACGTTTTCCAGGCCCTCGTCTTGTTGCAAGAGAAGGTGATCGAGTGATCGTGAAGGTAGTCAACCAAGTTTCCAATAATATATCTATTCATTGGTAAGTGAACACGAAAATAAAGTATCGAAAAAAAGTTTATTCAAACAAGTTTGTATACTGAATGTATATCCTTTTGTGATATCAAGGCATGGAATTAGGCAGCTTACAAACGGATGGGCAGATGGACCAGCATACGTTACACAATGTCCGATACAATTTAACCAGAGCTATACGTATAACTTCACGATCATCGGTCAGAGGGGAACTTTGTTCTGGCATGCTCATATTTCATGGCTAAGAGCAACGGTTTATGGACCTATTGTTATTCTTCCACGACGAAACGAGTCTTATCCATTTAAGAAACCATACAAGCAAATTCCAATCATGTTTGGTAAGTATCATAATAAACCAGAACCATTATGTTCCTTGTCATAGTAAATTTTTTACCTTAGTTGACACAAATGTtgatgttcttttttttttcccagGAGAATGGTGGAATGTAGACACTGAGGCTGTAATAAACCAGGCTCTTCAGACAGGAGCTGGTCCAAATGTTTCAGATGCATATACTATCAATGGTTTCCCAGGACCCTTGTATAATTGTTCCTCTAAAGGTATAATCAACGATATTGCTCAAACTCTCCAAAAATGATGTCAAATCCGTGTCAGATCGTCCAAAAACGCACTACTTTTGGAAGATCTTACATGCACCCGacgacatttttgaagagtccgaccAACATAGATAATGTTCCATGTTGTTGAAGTTGTGTGACCATTTTACCTAAAAGCTTAAACTGTTAGTGAGATGACCACGCTTCGAAATAGTATCAGAGCAGACAAAAGTCATGAGTTTGAGTCTCATATATACCAGTTATTAAAAAGAATCAGTCCTGCACACGAGGAGGGGTGTGTTTAGATAAtgattaagtaaataaaagtgtGTCCTCTCTACTAATTTAAGTTTTTCAATGAGAGAGTCACACGCTTCAAAACATACTAGCATATGTTAACTAGGACGCGATACTAAGTTCGTTTTCAATTAACGTATCATGTTTcctataattttttcttcagATACTTTCAAGCTGAAGGTGAAGTCAGGAAAGACTTACATGCTACGTTTGATCAACGCTGCACTGAATGACGAAATGTTCTTTAGCATTGCCAATCACACTCTCACCATCGTTGAAGCGGACGCTATTTACACCAAACCATTTAACACAAATGTAGTATTTATCACCCCTGGCCAAACCGCCAATGTTCTTCTCAAAACAAAGCCATATTACCCCAATGCCACCTTCCTAATGGCGGCTCAGCCATACTTCTCCGGTCAAGGAACGTTTGATAACTCTACTGTTGCCGGAATCCTAGAATATGAATCCCCCTTACTTGgcaacaaaaacaaaatcaaaattctTAAACCAACCTTACCAAATATGACTTCAACTAGTTTTGTTGCCAATTTCACCAAGAAATTCCGTAGCTTAGCCAGCACTCGATTCCCAGCAAACGTTCCACAAAGTGTTGACAAGCGATTTCTCTTTACAGTAGGACTTGGTTCTAACCCGTGCCCCAAAAACATGACATGTCAAGGACCTAATGGCACAAAATTTGCAGCATCAATAAACAACATATCGTTTGTCCTTCCAACGACAGCACTTCTCCAATCTCACTACTTTGGACAATCTAATGGAATTTACACAACAGATTTTCCGAGCAGCCCTCTAAATCCATTCAACTATACAAGATCACCACCACCAAACAACACTTTCGTAACCAATGGAACAAAACTTGTTGTCTTGCCATTTAATTCGAGTGTTGAGGTTGTGCTACAGGACACTAGCATTTTCGGTGCTGAAAA
This DNA window, taken from Solanum dulcamara chromosome 3, daSolDulc1.2, whole genome shotgun sequence, encodes the following:
- the LOC129881991 gene encoding laccase-17-like; protein product: MGYYTYLLFGFAILCLLPQSTFCITRHYTFNIVQHNVTRLCTTKSIVSVNGRFPGPRLVAREGDRVIVKVVNQVSNNISIHWHGIRQLTNGWADGPAYVTQCPIQFNQSYTYNFTIIGQRGTLFWHAHISWLRATVYGPIVILPRRNESYPFKKPYKQIPIMFGEWWNVDTEAVINQALQTGAGPNVSDAYTINGFPGPLYNCSSKDTFKLKVKSGKTYMLRLINAALNDEMFFSIANHTLTIVEADAIYTKPFNTNVVFITPGQTANVLLKTKPYYPNATFLMAAQPYFSGQGTFDNSTVAGILEYESPLLGNKNKIKILKPTLPNMTSTSFVANFTKKFRSLASTRFPANVPQSVDKRFLFTVGLGSNPCPKNMTCQGPNGTKFAASINNISFVLPTTALLQSHYFGQSNGIYTTDFPSSPLNPFNYTRSPPPNNTFVTNGTKLVVLPFNSSVEVVLQDTSIFGAENHPLHLHGYNFFVVGEGFGNFDPNNDPANFNLKDPIERNTVGIPTGGWVAFRFFADNPGVWFMHCHFEVHTSWGLRMAWIVLDGPLSSQKLPPPPSDLPKC